From Calothrix sp. PCC 6303, a single genomic window includes:
- a CDS encoding DUF4280 domain-containing protein, translated as MPQQVVMGAALQCVPFGVAPSSLIVIPKGPPVLASGMLAATIMDFAPIANIPPFGMCNSLANPMVAAATAAAFGVLTPMPCLPVILGPWKPGAIKTQINKMPALPSTAICNCAWGGVIKIAFPGQIKVSVN; from the coding sequence ATGCCTCAACAAGTTGTTATGGGTGCAGCATTACAATGTGTCCCTTTCGGTGTTGCTCCAAGTTCTCTAATAGTTATTCCCAAAGGTCCCCCCGTGCTAGCTAGCGGAATGTTGGCAGCAACTATTATGGATTTTGCCCCGATCGCAAATATTCCTCCATTTGGAATGTGTAATTCTCTCGCAAACCCGATGGTAGCAGCTGCTACTGCTGCCGCATTTGGTGTATTGACTCCAATGCCTTGCCTTCCCGTAATTCTTGGACCTTGGAAACCAGGAGCAATCAAGACTCAGATTAATAAAATGCCTGCTTTACCAAGTACGGCAATATGTAATTGTGCTTGGGGTGGTGTGATAAAAATTGCTTTCCCTGGACAAATTAAAGTCAGTGTGAATTAG
- a CDS encoding ISAzo13-like element transposase-related protein — MDLTSKSKIIQAVWHLDSLREEETGIICQDNYRARGRKKTEILQPMLEADIKSLVDSQAQADPKFQSNFYYARISARAVREKLISFKGYEDSLLPSRQTIGDILNRMGYILKKH; from the coding sequence TTGGATCTGACCTCCAAAAGCAAGATTATTCAAGCTGTGTGGCATCTAGATTCGCTAAGAGAAGAAGAAACAGGAATAATCTGTCAAGACAATTATCGAGCTAGAGGAAGAAAAAAAACAGAGATTTTACAACCGATGCTCGAAGCAGATATTAAGAGTTTAGTAGATAGTCAAGCACAAGCAGACCCCAAATTCCAATCAAATTTTTATTATGCGCGGATTAGTGCTAGAGCCGTGAGAGAAAAATTAATCTCATTCAAAGGATACGAAGATAGTCTATTGCCTAGTCGCCAAACGATAGGAGATATATTGAATAGAATGGGATATATTTTAAAAAAACACTAA
- a CDS encoding ISAzo13-like element transposase-related protein, translating into MFENVESAYQASDRNPKSLRISVDSKAKVKIGNLSRDGYSRTIEPKKADDHDSEWSAVLVPLGILDVLGNRLSIYFGKSAETTDFIVDCLEAWWQENKPSYTGLEELAIDIDNGSATRSNRTQFIKRIVQFSQKTQLKIRLIYYPPYHSKYNPIERCWAALENYWNGAILDSIDAAIKWASNMTWNSISPQVQLFEGNYEKGVSVSSQELEGFKPFWLQSEKLPKWDVTVFPC; encoded by the coding sequence ATATTTGAAAACGTAGAATCTGCGTATCAAGCTTCAGATCGAAATCCTAAGTCCTTAAGGATATCAGTGGACTCAAAAGCAAAGGTCAAGATTGGAAATTTGTCGAGAGATGGTTACTCACGTACAATAGAACCCAAGAAAGCAGATGACCATGACAGTGAATGGTCTGCGGTATTAGTTCCATTGGGAATTTTGGATGTATTAGGTAATAGATTATCAATTTATTTTGGTAAGTCAGCAGAAACAACTGACTTTATTGTTGACTGTTTAGAAGCTTGGTGGCAAGAAAATAAGCCATCCTATACTGGATTAGAGGAATTAGCAATTGATATTGATAATGGCTCTGCTACCAGAAGTAATCGAACCCAGTTTATAAAACGAATCGTGCAATTTTCTCAAAAAACTCAATTAAAAATCAGATTAATTTATTATCCACCTTATCACAGTAAATACAACCCGATAGAGAGATGTTGGGCAGCACTAGAAAACTACTGGAACGGAGCTATTTTAGACTCAATTGATGCTGCTATTAAGTGGGCTAGTAACATGACTTGGAATAGCATTTCACCTCAAGTTCAATTATTTGAAGGAAATTATGAAAAAGGGGTTTCTGTTTCTTCTCAAGAGTTAGAAGGTTTTAAACCATTCTGGCTACAATCTGAAAAATTACCCAAATGGGATGTCACCGTATTTCCTTGCTAA
- a CDS encoding ISAs1 family transposase — protein MTTKFQEYFTQIKDPRVERTRYHLLTDIITIAILAAIAGAEGWKDIEEYGLNKQEWLKTFLELPFGIPSPDTFRRVFERINPKEFEQCFRQWVQSLVEKLGVEVVAIDGKTHRGSYDRATQLKALHRAC, from the coding sequence ATTACCACTAAGTTTCAGGAATACTTCACACAAATAAAAGACCCTAGAGTGGAAAGGACAAGATATCATTTACTTACAGATATCATCACCATAGCTATTTTGGCAGCAATAGCAGGAGCAGAAGGTTGGAAAGATATTGAGGAGTATGGACTCAATAAACAGGAGTGGTTGAAAACGTTTTTGGAACTACCATTCGGAATACCTAGCCCCGATACTTTTAGGAGGGTGTTTGAGAGAATTAACCCAAAAGAATTTGAGCAATGTTTTCGGCAGTGGGTGCAATCACTAGTTGAGAAGTTGGGAGTAGAAGTAGTAGCCATAGATGGCAAAACTCATAGAGGCTCATATGATAGAGCAACTCAGCTAAAAGCCTTACATAGGGCTTGCTGA
- a CDS encoding phage tail protein, protein MAKSIDEDYGLNLISANRFYVGIESNISASFTECQGLGVKVKYETYHEGGVNDQQRIFLGQPEFSEVTLKRGMSDDLVFWQWASQLMKTDASKSIERRNVNILVFNQAGETMQCWTLIGAAPVGWKAPSLTADSSNIAIEELNLIYEGIKVVKKSGAASATPINRSATGYFGSN, encoded by the coding sequence ATGGCTAAAAGTATAGATGAAGACTATGGATTAAATTTAATTTCAGCTAACCGCTTTTATGTGGGGATAGAAAGCAACATTTCAGCTTCATTTACTGAATGTCAAGGGTTAGGTGTCAAGGTAAAATACGAGACTTATCATGAAGGAGGTGTCAATGACCAGCAACGCATATTTTTGGGACAACCCGAATTTTCAGAAGTGACTTTAAAACGTGGAATGAGCGATGATCTGGTATTTTGGCAATGGGCATCTCAGTTAATGAAAACTGACGCTAGTAAGTCTATTGAACGTCGTAATGTGAATATTTTAGTGTTTAACCAAGCAGGTGAAACCATGCAATGTTGGACACTTATTGGTGCTGCTCCTGTAGGTTGGAAAGCACCTTCATTAACTGCGGATTCTTCTAATATTGCGATTGAAGAATTAAATTTGATTTATGAAGGTATTAAAGTTGTAAAAAAATCAGGTGCTGCTTCTGCAACTCCTATAAATCGTAGTGCAACCGGATATTTTGGTAGTAACTAA
- a CDS encoding substrate-binding domain-containing protein, producing MKFQKVPQIILKPFVKNYLNKYSRVLKHTKYNALMRWSWMQPILEDLKGELFADEAETVEETAKTITPPPDLPREAGVQFFDSPYQRYACVCNDPLQCDRALPITQAGDKTQACTSCGFPALLAEPVLIPNLPEPKQQKIAGLRGVYRIERWLGRLGMGRIYAATQLGINQPVIIKEYLLPGRYFNAEEIYKQLQLFKSVAGICLADGRVQDFRFLQPIEAIIDESQGRCYLVMDERYACPTLNNYLANCRGREEREKGKGEGEIRVRGNKENKKNQGMSSSQVHLVLNQTLQTLEFLHGQKFRFPSAQIQNGVVHGNINLDSLLMVKSNHNGYEQSLKVIDEDTIIGSLIVEDLDFFIYLCDLAIWERIFIPISETSVKNNFKDKLENADKPQDLISLGYIAFYLLLGKVISDAGYAIDPENETHWGDINPHLKKFIRRLIKGEFISAEVARQELLKLPKAAFEVPVEFSAEAETETRTKFPRLLIFLLTTLGLGVIGGLAWLFFAKPQLSNATSNTPQLNLIKEVGAIPIGKFTYTASKNGIWDYIIQQSDLIQKGQTLEQRITIAQPKLQLSYEPTTSTEEAIAQVQSGKSAFAIVPLIQPLPADLQAQPIAYDGIGVFVAFSYSQREKGLPEKLNGQITVDKLQQLYAGNISNWQELGGPNLAVNIYAPVDKEVQQVFIQQLLKTIKSKENSLKTSQELQEFEMMRTVLRDFESQQAGGIGFGSLSKIIGQCSVYPLALQIEGKPPIQPVILSNNQSIEPNTDLCDRKGSYHPNSELFRTGRYPGAYAIAVVYPIDNNRSPIGEKFAQVLKTKEGQRLLKLTGLVPLE from the coding sequence ATGAAATTCCAAAAAGTCCCTCAAATAATTCTCAAACCCTTTGTTAAGAACTATTTAAATAAGTATTCACGGGTACTCAAGCATACTAAATATAATGCCTTGATGCGCTGGAGTTGGATGCAGCCAATTTTAGAGGATTTAAAGGGAGAATTATTTGCAGATGAAGCAGAAACAGTAGAAGAAACAGCAAAAACTATTACTCCACCTCCCGATTTACCACGAGAAGCAGGGGTACAGTTTTTTGATTCACCTTATCAGCGATATGCTTGTGTGTGCAATGATCCTTTACAGTGCGATCGCGCTTTGCCAATTACCCAGGCAGGAGACAAAACCCAAGCATGTACTAGTTGTGGTTTTCCTGCGTTACTTGCGGAACCTGTACTCATTCCCAATTTACCGGAACCAAAACAGCAAAAGATTGCCGGATTGCGGGGAGTTTACCGGATTGAACGCTGGTTGGGAAGATTGGGAATGGGACGAATTTATGCTGCGACTCAGTTGGGGATAAATCAACCTGTAATTATCAAAGAATATTTGCTGCCTGGACGTTATTTCAATGCGGAAGAAATATATAAGCAATTACAATTATTTAAGTCTGTAGCGGGTATTTGTTTGGCAGATGGAAGGGTACAAGATTTTCGTTTTTTACAACCTATAGAAGCAATTATTGATGAGTCACAAGGACGTTGTTATTTAGTGATGGATGAGCGTTATGCATGTCCAACTTTGAATAATTATTTGGCAAATTGTCGGGGAAGGGAAGAAAGGGAAAAGGGAAAGGGGGAAGGGGAAATAAGGGTAAGGGGAAATAAGGAAAATAAAAAAAATCAAGGAATGTCTTCGAGTCAGGTACATTTGGTTTTAAATCAGACATTGCAAACTCTCGAATTTCTGCACGGACAAAAATTCCGCTTTCCTTCGGCTCAAATTCAAAATGGTGTGGTTCATGGGAATATTAATCTTGATAGTCTGTTAATGGTCAAAAGTAATCATAATGGTTACGAACAGTCTTTAAAAGTGATTGATGAAGATACAATCATAGGTAGTTTGATTGTGGAGGATTTGGACTTTTTTATCTATTTGTGCGACTTAGCTATTTGGGAACGCATATTTATACCGATATCAGAGACATCAGTTAAAAATAACTTTAAAGATAAGTTGGAGAATGCAGATAAACCTCAAGATTTAATTTCTTTGGGTTATATTGCCTTTTATTTACTATTGGGTAAAGTTATTTCCGATGCAGGCTATGCAATCGATCCAGAAAATGAAACTCATTGGGGTGATATTAATCCGCACCTGAAAAAATTTATCAGACGATTAATAAAAGGTGAATTTATCAGTGCGGAAGTTGCCAGACAGGAATTATTGAAATTACCCAAAGCTGCTTTTGAAGTACCTGTAGAGTTTTCAGCAGAAGCGGAAACCGAAACTCGGACTAAATTTCCCCGTTTACTGATATTTTTATTGACTACTTTAGGTTTAGGAGTCATTGGGGGACTTGCTTGGCTATTCTTTGCTAAACCACAATTGAGTAATGCTACCAGTAATACACCTCAATTGAACTTAATTAAAGAAGTGGGAGCAATACCCATTGGCAAATTTACTTATACAGCCTCTAAAAATGGTATTTGGGATTATATAATTCAACAATCAGACTTAATTCAAAAAGGGCAAACATTAGAACAGCGTATCACAATTGCTCAACCCAAATTGCAATTGAGTTATGAACCCACAACATCAACAGAAGAAGCGATCGCACAAGTGCAATCGGGAAAATCAGCATTTGCGATCGTACCTCTAATTCAACCTTTACCAGCAGATTTGCAAGCTCAACCTATAGCCTATGATGGGATAGGGGTTTTTGTTGCCTTTAGTTATTCGCAACGGGAAAAAGGACTACCAGAAAAGCTCAACGGACAAATTACTGTAGATAAATTGCAACAGTTGTATGCAGGAAATATCTCTAATTGGCAAGAATTAGGAGGACCAAATCTCGCTGTGAATATTTACGCACCAGTAGATAAAGAAGTACAACAGGTATTTATACAACAATTATTAAAAACAATAAAATCGAAAGAAAATTCCCTAAAAACATCTCAAGAGCTTCAAGAATTTGAAATGATGCGAACAGTACTACGGGATTTTGAATCCCAGCAAGCAGGGGGAATCGGTTTTGGTTCCCTCTCCAAAATCATTGGTCAATGTTCTGTGTACCCCTTAGCACTACAAATTGAAGGAAAACCCCCAATTCAACCAGTTATTCTCAGCAACAATCAAAGTATAGAACCCAATACCGACTTATGCGATCGCAAAGGTAGTTATCACCCCAACAGCGAACTATTTAGAACTGGACGCTATCCAGGAGCATATGCGATCGCTGTTGTCTACCCCATAGATAACAATCGTTCCCCAATTGGTGAAAAATTTGCCCAAGTTTTGAAAACTAAGGAAGGTCAACGTTTATTGAAATTAACTGGACTTGTACCTTTGGAATAG
- a CDS encoding VgrG-related protein, producing the protein MTATYTATPILKIDGKDASANLLDDILKISVEESLHLPGMFTLMIRNDYYGSRSGENPWMHDNTFAIGKSIEIGFVSSTTEDSSFSSPEKSTLIKGEITAIEAQFNPESQAPIIVRGYDISHRLHRGRYNRSFQNMTDTDIVKKVIGEVGIAAGKIDSTGGPYGFGDPVGYTFQENQTNMEFLRQKAARNGFELFVQDGKLHFRKPVAGDSLSLKWLKDITHFHVRVSSAEQVSAVEVRGWDYQKKEAIVSNKTSQNSQVLTSTQQGKGEASISEFNKNPTMIVVDQPIFSQKESDAIAQSIFNELSGEFVQADAKAEGNPEIRPGKVVKLQDMGKYSGKYYVTETRHLFEARVYTTEFNVRGLREDSLANFISPQARLQPGQTLMIGIVSNNKDPKKWGRVKVKFPTLTDKHESDWARVVSVGAGKNRGFDCLPEVNDEVLVGFEHGDIHRPFVIGGVWNGKDAPPANVDDSVVEGKVRLRTLKTRTGHTLQFVEEDKGDSKKGVYLNTVYGHKLHLNDSDKLIDIKTKDNYQVTLDDQNKKILIKTNKGYICELNDQSQKITLKASSQEIVLKASGQIEINAQQNITLKVGGNKIEISTTNIKLTAGSSSIDLSPAGATLKSSAMTQVEGSMTTIKGNGTVTVSAPMVSIG; encoded by the coding sequence ATGACTGCTACTTATACTGCTACACCGATACTGAAAATTGACGGGAAGGATGCAAGTGCTAATTTGTTGGATGATATTTTGAAAATTTCCGTAGAAGAAAGCTTGCATTTACCAGGGATGTTCACCTTGATGATTCGCAATGATTATTATGGATCTCGCAGTGGTGAAAACCCTTGGATGCATGATAATACTTTTGCTATTGGTAAATCCATCGAAATTGGTTTTGTTTCTAGTACAACCGAAGATAGTAGTTTTAGTAGTCCAGAAAAAAGTACCCTAATTAAAGGTGAAATTACTGCGATTGAAGCACAATTTAATCCAGAATCCCAAGCACCAATAATTGTGAGAGGTTATGATATTAGTCACCGTTTGCATAGAGGACGTTACAACCGCTCTTTTCAAAATATGACTGATACAGATATTGTGAAGAAAGTGATTGGTGAAGTAGGAATTGCTGCTGGTAAAATTGATAGTACTGGTGGTCCCTATGGATTTGGTGATCCGGTTGGTTATACCTTTCAAGAAAATCAAACCAACATGGAATTTCTTCGGCAAAAAGCTGCACGTAATGGTTTTGAATTATTTGTACAAGATGGTAAATTACATTTTCGTAAGCCTGTAGCGGGTGATTCTTTGAGTTTAAAATGGTTAAAAGATATAACTCACTTTCATGTACGTGTTAGTAGTGCAGAGCAAGTAAGTGCCGTTGAAGTGAGGGGTTGGGACTATCAAAAGAAAGAAGCAATAGTATCTAATAAAACTAGTCAAAATTCTCAAGTATTAACATCTACTCAGCAGGGAAAAGGGGAAGCTAGTATTAGTGAATTTAATAAAAATCCGACCATGATTGTAGTGGATCAACCGATATTTTCTCAAAAAGAATCAGATGCGATCGCACAATCAATTTTTAATGAATTATCGGGGGAATTTGTCCAAGCTGATGCAAAAGCTGAAGGGAACCCTGAAATTCGACCTGGGAAAGTGGTTAAGCTGCAAGATATGGGTAAATATAGTGGGAAATATTATGTAACTGAAACTCGGCATTTATTTGAAGCTAGGGTTTACACCACCGAATTTAATGTGCGTGGATTGCGAGAAGATAGTTTAGCTAACTTTATCAGTCCCCAAGCTCGACTACAACCAGGACAAACTTTGATGATTGGAATAGTTAGTAATAATAAAGACCCAAAAAAATGGGGTAGAGTAAAGGTGAAGTTTCCCACTTTAACAGATAAACATGAAAGTGATTGGGCAAGAGTTGTTTCTGTTGGTGCGGGGAAAAATCGTGGTTTTGATTGTTTACCAGAGGTAAATGATGAGGTATTAGTGGGATTTGAACATGGGGATATTCATCGTCCTTTTGTGATTGGTGGGGTTTGGAATGGTAAGGATGCTCCTCCGGCAAATGTAGATGATTCTGTGGTGGAAGGTAAAGTCAGGTTGCGAACTCTGAAAACTCGTACTGGTCACACACTTCAATTCGTGGAAGAAGATAAAGGTGACAGTAAAAAAGGAGTTTATTTAAATACAGTTTATGGTCATAAGTTGCATCTGAATGATAGCGATAAATTAATTGATATTAAGACTAAGGATAATTATCAAGTTACCTTAGATGACCAAAATAAAAAGATATTAATTAAGACAAATAAAGGATATATCTGTGAATTAAATGACCAATCACAAAAAATAACTCTCAAAGCATCCAGTCAAGAAATAGTACTGAAAGCTTCCGGTCAAATTGAGATTAATGCCCAGCAAAATATTACTCTCAAAGTTGGTGGAAATAAAATAGAAATTTCCACGACAAATATTAAATTAACTGCGGGTAGTAGTTCTATTGATTTATCACCTGCGGGAGCAACTCTTAAGTCTTCTGCGATGACTCAAGTGGAAGGTTCAATGACTACTATAAAAGGTAATGGTACTGTAACTGTCTCTGCTCCAATGGTTTCAATTGGTTAA
- a CDS encoding tetratricopeptide repeat protein — MKITSIHNLQKLANIVGIFLIHLAVNQTQASAFISNTPTPYLISQKGLEDDLKDPNYWSNLCNLQMQSKKYEEALTACEQAITLRPKNPILWADHSGVLLKMKKYPEAIASAERALKFDKKTSLALTYQCMAFSELGRNEEGLDNCNQALKVDGNWGKQSPKLAWLHRGVILTNLGQLDQAAIAYDRTLLLEPKDSLALAYRCELMNKIGQPERAITNCNDALAGNGDWGEKSQTFAYSNRAIAYRQQDQLSKAIADYDRLLAVDPNDAIAWTAQGLILEQLSRFTEALTSFDRAVAINPKYSLGHVRRCTMLNRNKMYEPAQAACDEAIKGDGQWGEIGAAQAWSEMAHALSGQQQYEKAIAAANRAVGIKPDYAEAWSNRSVALWQLQQYPEALASIQKAIELKPNYAQAYFNQGTILATQKQYKTALQSYKKALILDPKNPEGWANTSVVLWHLKQYQSALTAADHAIAINRNSFEAWYNRGLVLTSLSRHKDALKSYNSAIKINPKSADAFTGRGIILSKLKYYPQAIAALQEALKLNPQQVVAKANLKMVMKEQASQIREQGKREKGKGGRGNTISRKS, encoded by the coding sequence ATGAAAATCACATCTATACATAATCTGCAAAAATTAGCTAACATAGTGGGTATTTTCCTAATTCATTTGGCAGTAAATCAGACACAAGCTTCAGCGTTTATATCAAATACACCCACACCCTATTTAATTTCTCAAAAGGGTTTAGAAGATGATTTAAAAGACCCAAATTACTGGTCGAATTTGTGTAACTTGCAGATGCAAAGTAAAAAATACGAAGAAGCATTAACAGCTTGTGAACAAGCGATTACTTTACGACCGAAAAACCCAATACTTTGGGCAGATCATAGCGGTGTCTTACTGAAAATGAAAAAATATCCAGAAGCGATCGCAAGTGCGGAACGAGCATTGAAATTCGATAAAAAAACTTCTTTGGCTCTAACTTATCAGTGTATGGCTTTTTCCGAGTTAGGAAGAAATGAGGAAGGTTTGGATAATTGTAACCAAGCTTTAAAGGTGGATGGAAACTGGGGAAAGCAATCACCGAAATTAGCATGGTTGCATCGTGGTGTCATTTTAACTAATCTCGGTCAACTTGACCAAGCTGCGATCGCCTATGACCGAACGCTGTTATTAGAACCCAAGGATTCCCTCGCTTTAGCATATCGCTGCGAATTGATGAATAAAATCGGGCAACCCGAACGAGCTATCACTAATTGTAATGATGCTTTAGCTGGGAATGGGGATTGGGGAGAGAAAAGTCAAACTTTTGCCTATTCCAATCGAGCGATCGCATACCGTCAACAAGACCAATTATCAAAAGCGATCGCTGACTACGATCGATTATTAGCGGTTGACCCTAATGATGCGATCGCTTGGACTGCCCAAGGTCTAATTTTAGAACAACTTTCCCGCTTTACCGAAGCTCTCACTTCTTTTGACCGTGCCGTTGCCATCAACCCTAAGTATTCTTTAGGACATGTGCGACGTTGTACGATGCTCAACCGCAATAAGATGTATGAACCAGCACAAGCTGCCTGCGATGAAGCAATTAAGGGTGATGGTCAATGGGGAGAAATCGGTGCTGCTCAAGCTTGGAGTGAAATGGCACATGCTTTATCCGGTCAGCAACAGTATGAAAAAGCCATTGCAGCAGCGAATCGAGCGGTGGGGATAAAACCCGATTATGCCGAAGCTTGGAGCAATCGTAGCGTGGCTCTGTGGCAGTTACAGCAGTATCCAGAAGCATTAGCATCAATCCAGAAGGCAATTGAGCTTAAACCCAATTATGCCCAAGCTTATTTTAACCAAGGTACTATTTTAGCCACGCAGAAACAGTATAAAACAGCACTACAATCTTATAAAAAAGCCTTGATTCTCGACCCCAAAAATCCTGAAGGCTGGGCAAATACTAGTGTAGTATTGTGGCATTTAAAACAATATCAGTCAGCATTAACAGCAGCCGATCACGCGATTGCAATCAACCGCAACTCCTTTGAAGCTTGGTACAATCGCGGTTTGGTACTCACCTCCCTTTCCCGTCACAAAGATGCATTAAAATCTTACAACAGTGCCATCAAAATTAACCCCAAAAGTGCTGATGCGTTCACGGGTAGGGGAATTATCCTCTCAAAATTAAAATACTATCCCCAAGCGATCGCAGCTTTGCAGGAAGCTTTAAAACTCAATCCCCAGCAAGTAGTCGCAAAGGCAAATCTTAAGATGGTGATGAAAGAGCAAGCATCGCAAATAAGAGAGCAGGGGAAAAGGGAAAAAGGGAAGGGAGGAAGAGGTAATACTATTTCCCGAAAATCCTGA
- a CDS encoding pentapeptide repeat-containing protein, producing MKSLLLSLIISSLLVSTAEAAKTSHILKLKETRQCAECDLENANLKQAFLQKANLRTANLKDANLNGADLRGAFLQKADLRGADLRNAKLEDANLQGAKLDGAMLKNTVISDRTVIERKWLDIFRLVNAQVSNLDLSGIDLTGANLNGLDLRNHNLEGANLQNATLEQALLSGANFNRANLQETSFFISDLRNTSFREANLKKGSLQATDLRGANLSQTNLTRTNLSSAYLEGSNLRNSNLNNANLASSILREADLSQSQLRNANLFSADLRKADLSGVNLRGANLRGADLTQTELENGTLRGTKLDGAILREMKLSGANLSRLNLSNVDFSGVNLSNANLRGTNLSGANLSQAILDGANLEGANLSGANLNKAILESANLLEANLSKANLSEANLNKANITRANLSEANLQRTILSEIKLEFANFCGAIMPNASKGKC from the coding sequence ATGAAAAGTTTGTTACTTTCTCTAATCATTTCTTCACTGCTAGTATCAACCGCAGAAGCTGCTAAAACCAGCCACATCCTCAAATTAAAAGAAACTAGGCAATGTGCTGAATGTGACTTAGAAAATGCCAACCTCAAACAAGCTTTCCTCCAAAAAGCCAATTTGCGAACTGCCAACCTCAAAGATGCAAATCTCAACGGAGCAGACCTGAGAGGGGCATTTCTGCAAAAAGCAGACTTAAGAGGAGCAGACCTACGAAATGCCAAATTAGAGGATGCGAACTTACAAGGAGCCAAGTTAGACGGAGCAATGCTCAAAAATACTGTTATAAGCGATCGCACGGTAATTGAGCGAAAATGGTTAGATATTTTTCGGTTAGTAAACGCACAAGTATCCAATCTTGACCTCAGTGGTATTGACCTTACAGGGGCAAATCTCAATGGTTTAGACCTCCGAAATCATAACCTCGAAGGCGCAAACTTGCAAAATGCAACTTTAGAGCAAGCTTTACTGAGTGGTGCTAATTTTAACCGTGCCAATCTTCAAGAAACCAGTTTTTTTATTAGCGACTTGAGAAATACCAGCTTTCGGGAAGCGAACCTCAAAAAAGGTAGTTTACAAGCAACAGACCTGAGAGGGGCAAATCTCAGCCAAACAAACCTCACCCGTACCAACCTCAGTAGTGCTTATTTAGAAGGTTCAAACCTCCGCAACTCAAATTTAAACAATGCCAATTTAGCAAGTTCCATCCTCAGGGAAGCAGATCTGAGTCAATCACAACTTCGCAATGCTAACCTGTTTTCGGCTGACCTCCGAAAAGCTGACTTAAGTGGAGTCAATCTGCGTGGTGCTAACCTGCGGGGTGCTGACTTAACTCAAACCGAACTCGAAAATGGAACATTGCGAGGAACTAAACTAGATGGAGCAATTCTCCGGGAAATGAAATTAAGCGGTGCAAACCTAAGTCGTCTTAACTTGAGTAACGTTGATTTTAGTGGAGTTAATCTCAGCAATGCCAATTTACGGGGAACAAATTTAAGTGGTGCAAATCTGAGTCAAGCAATTCTTGATGGTGCTAACTTGGAGGGAGCAAATTTAAGTGGTGCAAATCTCAATAAAGCAATTCTTGAGAGTGCCAATTTATTAGAAGCAAATCTCAGCAAAGCAAATCTCAGCGAAGCTAATTTAAACAAAGCAAATATTACCCGTGCTAACCTCAGCGAAGCCAATTTACAAAGAACTATTTTGAGCGAAATTAAATTGGAATTTGCCAACTTTTGCGGTGCGATCATGCCAAATGCTTCCAAAGGTAAATGTTAA